From the genome of Adhaeribacter pallidiroseus:
TCGTACACTTTAAACGGACCTTCCGGCTTCGCTAAATCTTGCTCCAGGGTAATTACATCTACTCCGTACTGCTGTTTAAACTCCGCCGCGCGGGCGCTAAGCTCCGCGGGGTGGCGGGCTACTATTATTAAGTGGTACTGATCCTGGGCCAATAATTTGGCCAGTTCGTAACCAATGCCACTGGTTGCCCCGGTAATTAAAGCGTATTTTGAATTTGCGGCCATACCTGGTTGTTTTTTTAAAATTTACTAGTATTCCAATGGACTCAGTTCTTCGGGTTGCGAAAGGCTGGCAGCCGCTACACTGGTGGCTCCCATGGCCAGGAAGGTATTCCGGGCTTTGGTATTTTCCGCAAAATCAAAAATCCAGGGCGCACTCATGGTAAATAAGCCCACGGCGAAATCCAAGGCTAAGTGTGCTTTAAACGGAATTACTTTTACGACGCCCCA
Proteins encoded in this window:
- a CDS encoding SPW repeat domain-containing protein is translated as MKQPITRQMHGVADYSYIPAIAAAPEAIGFTEEKSATTLCRVLSGGILLTTLMTRAEWGVVKVIPFKAHLALDFAVGLFTMSAPWIFDFAENTKARNTFLAMGATSVAAASLSQPEELSPLEY